The window TTCGATATCGTCGCGCGCGCCGGTCGTGAGCTCGCCGAAGATCATGCTCTCCGCCGCGCGTCCCCCCATCGTGAGCGCGACGTAGTCGAGGCAGTATTCCCTGCTCCACTTGTGCTTCTCGTCCATCGGGAGAAGGTGCGTGACGCCGAGCGCTTGCCCCCGGGGGATGATCGACACTTTGTGCAGCGGGTCGGCGTTCGGGAGGAGGATCGCGACGAGCGCGTGTCCCGCCTCGTGGTAGGCGGTCCCCCGCTTCTCCTTGTCGCTCACGAAGAGGGACTTCCTCTCCATCCCCATCATCACCTTGTCCTTCGCGTCCTCGAAGTCGAGCATGGAGACCCGGTCGCGGTTCCGGCGCGCCGCGAGGAGCGCCGCCTCGTTCACGAGGTTGGCGAGGTCCGCTCCGGAGAGACCCGGGGTCCCGCGGGCGAGTACCTTGAGGTCGATCCCTTCTTCGAGCGGAATGTTTCGCGTGTGAACTTTCAGGATTCCCTCGCGTCCCGCGACGTCGGGCATGTCGACGACGATCTGGCGATCGAAGCGCCCAGGCCGGAGAAGGGCCGGATCGAGAACGTCGGGGCGGTTCGTCGCCGCGAGGAGAATGACCCCCTCCTTCGACTCGAAGCCGTCCATCTCGACGAGAAGCTGGTTCAACGTCTGCTCCCTCTCGTCGTGCCCGCCGCCGAGGCCCGCGCCCCGATGCCGGCCGACGGCGTCGATCTCGTCGATGAAAATGATGCAGGGGGCGTTTCGTTTTCCCTGCTCGAAGAGATCGCGGACGCGCGAAGCGCCGACGCCGACGAACATCTCGACGAAATCGGATCCGCTCATCGAGAAGAAGGGAACCTCCGCCTCGCCGGCGACCGCCTTCGCGAGGAGCGTCTTTCCGGTCCCCGGCGGGCCGAGAAGGAGGGCGCCTTTCGGAATGCGCCCTCCGAGCTTCTGGAACTTCTCGGGCCTCCGAAGGAAATCGATGATCTCCTGCAGCTCCTCTTTCGCCTCGGTCGCGCCGGCGACGTCGGCGAAGGTCACCTTGGGCCGGTCGGCGGTGAGGAGTCGGGCGCGGCTCTTGCCGAACGAGAACGCCTTGTTCCCGCCGCCCTGCATCTGCCGGACGATGAAGATCCAGAAACCGAGAATGAGAAGGATCGGGAGCCAAGAGAGCAGAATGGAAAACCAGTTCATCCCCTCCGGCTTCGAGCGGATCGCGGCGTCCGGGCTCTTCTCCCAGATCCGGTCGGGGAGCTTCTCGTCGGCGGCCGGGAGCCAGACCTTGAACGCATCCACCTCGCGAGGCGGGAGGCCCTCGCCGGTCGTGACGAGCGACGGCTCGCGAAAGACGCCCGACACCTCTTTTTCGACGATCATCGCGGAGCGGATGTTCCCCTTCTCCACCTCTTGGATGAACTGTGTGTACGTGATCTCCGCCTCGGCCTTTCGCCCGGTTTGGTACATCTTGTACACGGTGAGAAGGAGAAGCGTGAGGACGACCCAAAGAGCGAGGGATCGGAACGTGCGGTTGATGCGCGGACCTTCCCGGCGCGGAGGGTGGCCTCCGCGTCGATCCTTCTCCGGGCCGCGTCCTTCCGTCGGCGGAGACGTCGAGGGTCCGCGCCCGGAACCGTCTTCGCGCTTCTCGCCCCTCGGGTCCCCGTTCTCGCGAAGAGAGCGCGGCGTGAGGGACGGAGTTCCCGGGTCGCCCTTGAATCGGCGGCGGGGGGTCTTCATCGCTCGTGTCTTTCCGTAGCCGGACCGAACGATCCGGTCCACGCCAACTTCAACACGTGTCCATATCTCACGCGCAAAGCGTTCTTGTCGACAACCGCTCTCCGCGCGGAGCGAGGGCGAACCTCTACCGGTTAGTATCGTCCGGCGGAGGGCAAAACGCAACCTCCAAGATCCTTCTCGTGGACTCGGCGACCTTGGCGCGGTCCGCGATCGCGATCCCGATCACCCAGAGGATTCCCTCGGAGTCGCAAAGGACGGGGATTCGGCTCCGCTCGCTTCGCGGGATCTTCCGGTCCACGAGGAGGTCCTGGAGCTTCTTTCCGCCGGGGGCACCGAGAGGCCGGAAGCGATCGCCGGGAAGGCGGGAGCGGAGGAGGAGCGGCGGGCGGACGCGGCCGAAGTCGAGCCGCGCGCGGCGGCCCTCGCGCGGAAGGTCCTCGCGGGCCTCTTCGCGCGCGAGCATGCGGCAGAGGACGCGGCTTCCGTCCGGAAGGCGCGCGGCGCCGGGAATCGGGAGAGGAACGCGGAAGGGGGCGGCGTCCGAGACGGGCGGGCCGAAGCGGAGCGCTTCCCCCTCGCGGCGGAC is drawn from Candidatus Eisenbacteria bacterium and contains these coding sequences:
- the ftsH gene encoding ATP-dependent zinc metalloprotease FtsH → MKTPRRRFKGDPGTPSLTPRSLRENGDPRGEKREDGSGRGPSTSPPTEGRGPEKDRRGGHPPRREGPRINRTFRSLALWVVLTLLLLTVYKMYQTGRKAEAEITYTQFIQEVEKGNIRSAMIVEKEVSGVFREPSLVTTGEGLPPREVDAFKVWLPAADEKLPDRIWEKSPDAAIRSKPEGMNWFSILLSWLPILLILGFWIFIVRQMQGGGNKAFSFGKSRARLLTADRPKVTFADVAGATEAKEELQEIIDFLRRPEKFQKLGGRIPKGALLLGPPGTGKTLLAKAVAGEAEVPFFSMSGSDFVEMFVGVGASRVRDLFEQGKRNAPCIIFIDEIDAVGRHRGAGLGGGHDEREQTLNQLLVEMDGFESKEGVILLAATNRPDVLDPALLRPGRFDRQIVVDMPDVAGREGILKVHTRNIPLEEGIDLKVLARGTPGLSGADLANLVNEAALLAARRNRDRVSMLDFEDAKDKVMMGMERKSLFVSDKEKRGTAYHEAGHALVAILLPNADPLHKVSIIPRGQALGVTHLLPMDEKHKWSREYCLDYVALTMGGRAAESMIFGELTTGARDDIEKATTLARKMVCEWGMSERLGPLTFGHKEEQIFLGREIARHRDYSEKTAELIDEEVRAIVETQYDRALTLLKENRETLIRIGETLLEREVLDGDEIARLARGEELDPLPHRRKTRAERDTGRPEKSAAPAAREEGSAPPPAPSPA